A window of the Fuscovulum sp. genome harbors these coding sequences:
- a CDS encoding sugar ABC transporter ATP-binding protein, protein MHPSSDGLFFDRIVKSFGGTQALRGVSLTVGRGEIVALLGENGAGKSTLIKVLGGIHRPDEGAVQIDGVPYAHEAGKAGGQKVAFIHQDLGLIEWMSVAENIALALGYVRKSGGFGRRIDWAATEAAADAALALVEAEFPATARVSSLTRTQKSLVAIARALAASSDFLVLDEPTASLPADEVERLFAALRPLKARGVGMIYVSHRLDEIFRIADRVAVLRDGQMVGMRPIEHTTPAELVSLIVGRKAREIARPAVQDGPSILKVEELATPAVGPVSFDIRRGELLGLAGLRGAGHEDIGRALFGVIPHAGRIALDGKAPDLRSAQTAMRSGVGLVARDRIGESVALGLAIRENAFLNPSATGRGLLSLMSPRREEAIAEAIGRRVGLSPNDPTLAIEALSGGNQQKVVVGRWLDSGRRLLITEDPTAGVDVGAKAEIYHLLYEALASGMGVLVVSTDFEEIAAICHRAIVFSRGLPVAELSGVELSTESLIQAASASEAA, encoded by the coding sequence ATGCACCCGTCTTCTGACGGCCTTTTCTTTGACCGTATCGTCAAGTCCTTTGGCGGCACGCAAGCGCTCCGCGGGGTGTCGCTGACGGTCGGCCGTGGGGAGATCGTGGCGCTTCTGGGTGAGAACGGAGCTGGCAAATCCACGCTGATCAAGGTTCTGGGTGGCATCCACCGGCCAGACGAAGGCGCCGTGCAGATCGACGGTGTTCCCTATGCACATGAGGCGGGCAAGGCCGGTGGGCAGAAGGTGGCCTTCATCCATCAGGACCTTGGCTTGATCGAATGGATGAGCGTGGCGGAAAACATCGCGCTTGCGCTTGGCTATGTGCGCAAGAGTGGCGGTTTTGGCCGCCGGATTGACTGGGCCGCAACCGAAGCCGCCGCAGATGCGGCGCTTGCACTGGTCGAGGCGGAGTTTCCCGCCACGGCCCGTGTGTCGAGCCTGACGCGCACCCAGAAATCGCTGGTCGCCATTGCGCGCGCGCTGGCTGCCAGCAGCGATTTTCTGGTGCTGGACGAACCCACCGCCAGCCTGCCTGCCGATGAGGTGGAGCGGCTGTTTGCGGCGCTGCGCCCGTTGAAGGCGCGGGGCGTCGGGATGATTTATGTCAGCCACCGGCTGGACGAGATTTTTCGCATTGCCGACCGAGTGGCGGTGCTGCGTGACGGGCAGATGGTGGGGATGCGCCCCATCGAACACACCACACCGGCAGAGCTGGTCAGCCTGATCGTGGGTCGCAAGGCGCGGGAAATCGCCCGGCCCGCCGTGCAGGATGGCCCGTCGATCCTGAAGGTCGAGGAGCTTGCTACACCGGCGGTTGGCCCGGTCAGCTTTGACATCCGGCGGGGTGAACTGCTGGGTCTGGCAGGCCTGCGGGGCGCGGGGCATGAAGATATTGGCCGGGCGCTGTTCGGGGTGATCCCCCATGCCGGACGGATCGCGCTTGACGGAAAAGCCCCCGACCTGCGCAGCGCGCAAACGGCCATGCGGTCCGGTGTCGGGCTGGTCGCGCGGGACCGGATCGGGGAAAGCGTGGCCCTTGGCCTTGCCATCCGAGAGAATGCCTTTCTGAACCCGTCGGCGACCGGACGGGGGCTGCTATCGCTCATGTCGCCGCGCCGCGAAGAGGCCATTGCCGAAGCCATCGGTCGCCGGGTGGGACTTTCGCCAAACGACCCGACCCTTGCGATCGAGGCGCTGTCTGGCGGGAACCAGCAGAAGGTGGTGGTCGGGCGCTGGCTCGACTCGGGCCGCCGGTTGCTGATTACCGAGGATCCGACAGCAGGCGTGGATGTGGGGGCCAAGGCCGAGATCTACCATCTGCTGTACGAAGCCCTTGCCAGCGGTATGGGCGTTCTTGTCGTATCGACCGATTTCGAGGAAATCGCCGCCATCTGTCACCGTGCCATCGTGTTCAGCCGGGGCTTGCCCGTTGCCGAACTGAGCGGTGTCGAACTTTCCACTGAATCGCTGATCCAGGCCGCATCGG